gtcttcaaacaaacaaacaaacaaacaacaaagttGAAGAGGCACATATACAGTAAGTAGTAATAGTAAGGTAATAGTGTTAAGAAGTGTTAAAAATCAACACTGTACATACACCAGGGGCTCCTCTCCCCATAAAACACAGTATACGCTTCTCCAGGGTTAGCCAGACCTGCAGATACATAAACACAGTCATGCAAACATGCAACACAATGAGCTAGCATCAGGAATGTCAGTAAGAGATTAGCATGTGGAACCATCTTAAAGTTTAATTGGAGAAAATATCCTTTTTCCTGATGCAGAACTGAAGAACTAAGAACAGTCTATTTTTTCCTTATTGTAAACATGCAAAATGTGTATCTAACCactgggctgttaattaatggACCTGAATTAGAAGACGGAACCACTGCTGGACCGCCAAtcacacacaataaaacaatCGTTACCATGCTTACAGTGTCTGAGAGCTGCAACTGAATGAGAACTTGAATGTGTTATACCTTCATCAAGTGCAAAGCCGATGTTCAGCTGCTTAAACTCTGGGTGCTTTATGAAAGTCTCCATTCCTTTGTGGCCTCCTACTTCTTCATCTGAAATTCAGCAGATATTGGCTGAATCACTTCATAGGCTGTTGCTGTATAAATTACTGCATTTCTGTCACTGCATGAATATGGAGTCAGACTCTCTTATGTTACTCACCTGGGACAAACATCAAATGAATGGTGCGAGCAAACCTCTTCCCTTCAGCTTTCAGTCTCCGGATGGCCTCAATGTACCTGAGAGATCCCATCAAAAAGAACTGACATTTCACGAGGATAAATATGAAGCCATGCAATGATGGCTTAACCAGCTGATGACCTACTTCATCTTCTTAGGAATCAGTAGAGTTCTATAAATGATTCCAGGCTGAATCCCCACATATTCATGGTATTCCCATTGGTAGAGCAAAGTTATTAACTCACTGTATGGTGACAGACTTCATATCCTGTGTCCCTCTTGCATATATGTTGCCCTCTGCGTCCTTGACGGCAGCAAACGCGTCATATTTCCAATGCTCCTGGGATTTTGGAATAGAAACAGAGTTTAGGGGGAGGAGATAGCCACGGTCCATCTTTAATATCAGGCCTGAAATAGGTGTCCAAAAGTAATACCGAATACACAGGAACAACGTCTGTATGGGAGTTCAGCAGGATGGACCGCAGGGCAGGATTGGTGCCGACCCATGTCATGATGGCAACTACCCTGCCAGGGCACACCTGGATAGGTAATGCACAGGTGTGAATGGTGTTACAGGAGTCTAGAAAAAGCTCTATGGTGTCTGAAAGGTTTAGAACAAAAATACATGTGGATGTGGCTGTATTACAGATTAAATTGAGTAAAGCTATATATACCTCCACTTTCTTCATGGGAAGGCCTAGCTCACTGGCTATGCGATCAAGGAACCCTAGGGCTGCATCTGCAAGCGTGCAAATCACAAAGATGTATTTtgacacctacagtacacagaTACCAAAACACCTGGGTACATTATACAGGGCTACTCATACTGTGTCTGCCTATCTGCTTGCCAAGTCAATAATCATTACCTTGATATCTCTGAGATCATTAACAGTCAGGAGTCAAGAGTGCAAGATCAGAGTTCACTTTCTTTAAACAGACTGTACCTTGCAAGATTCTGTTGAGACAGCATAAAACGCTGGATACAACTGCCTCATTGaaaattaaatgtcaaggccttgACTAAGAGGACAATTATCACAATAATTCAAATGCATCACGTCTTCATCTGTTAAATCAACAACCAATAGTTCTCAGTTTGATCATTCCAAAAGCATTTCTGTGGCTTCTGTTTAGTATAGGTTAGTATAGACTACCATAGTCAGGCTGCGGGTGAACGGTCTTAAGTCGTAGGTACTCCCGAAAGAGTGTCACAGAGGGGTCTTCTCTTCCATCAGTGCCCTGGGTCCCACCGCCCATATTGCTTGGCCCATCTTTATCTGGTAACATACTTGCACCCCCACCTAGAAAGAGACCATCGATTAATGTTCCAGGAATGGTGCCTGGGGAAGGTTGTTTGCCCTCGCACTGATGGTGGGAACACATGAGATTAGCCTGATCCGATAAACCTAACGTTATCACAATCTAAAAGGTAACGCAACCTGCAAACATGTTACATTTGTCAGAAAATGTGTGCAACAAGCAAATGGCAGTTAGTTAAAAACTGTCATGATGGGTAATGCAGTTAACTTTAAGGAATATGTATTCATCCCATAGGATTCATCCCTGACTAGCCTACGTGTAGCCGAAAACAAccttagccagctagctagctagagcCAAGTTAACCAACTCCCCCTCTATCCGAATGCGGGGGTCGTTTGACAAAGAAATTGCAATGGCACAACTCTACCCATCACGGTTGTAAAATAGTACGATTCCCTGGCGGTGTTTTACGAATAAACATGCCTGCAGCAGCGTCAACGTTATCGTTAAGTTACCGTACCTACCTTGTCAGATTCTCACTCTGTACAAACTTCGCTTGTTCTTAACCCTGCAATTGCAAATATAATAGGCCATGTAGTCGATGTACGACTCATCGATGTTAATTATTGTCAGAGATTGTAAACGTGTGGTAAAAATGTAAACGCAACAACTCCGGTGCGTAGCACTAGgctacatatttgtttgaatgtcaagcCATAAGTAGTCAATGACAACACATTTTAATGTAACATTTGTACAACTGTACACGTTTTCATTTTGTATACAACCATGAGTCACATTTGCAATTGCAAAAAGCTGCCCCTTCAAATGTTACATGTCTCCATTTGTGTTAAATGTTGTGGATAATAAATAAAGCTTTAAAATTAACAAGCCAATATAGGGTCATCTTAAGATTTCAGCAACAGCAGGCCCTGTGCAGCTTGCATTAAATATTGCAATAAATATTTTGCTCAACCCCTTTTCCGTTAACATCTATTGCAGAAAAGAATGGCCATTGTGCTGATATTCCATCTCTGTCAGCACTACTTGACAACTGGTTTGAGAACAGCTGTTGCACACTATTGTGCTCCAAATAGAAAACTGTTACATGTGACACATTTTCTAACATTCTTTTGTTTTCGCATTCTCTGTTTGGTGAGAGACATCACTGCATCAAGCAGAACAATCTCTGATGGTCAATTCTTAAGAAATAATACACACCCTAACATCATTAAGGATGATAATTCTGTTTTAAAGTTCACTTCACATTCCAGCATTCTGAAATATACACTAAACTGttcaataaatgaataaaatactGCAACATGGGACTAATCTATGTAACACAACATGAATGACTGCTTCAGTGGAGCACAGTGGTTCTAAAATGATGGAACGTTAGAGCATACATATATGTCCCATACACTGAGCGGAACGTTCACGGTGGAATATCTGAATGGGAGTGTGCACCCTTCATCCTCCAAGGCCTGTGGGATCACCCGCCACCCacctatctttttttttttctcagtctctccacctcttttgctcttcctcacacacgACATGGCTTTATCCCAGTCTCAGTCCAGTTTGTTCAGGAAATCGAGCAAGGCCAGGTGGAACTCGCGGGGCTTGTCCATGTAGCAGGCATGCCGTGCCCCTTGCAGTTTGGCCACCGTGTGGTTGGGCAGCTGCAGTAGGTTCTTATGAGACTGTGCTCCCAGGTTGGTGTCCAGCTCACCAAAAACTATCAGTGTTGGTGTCTAGTGAAGGACAAAGAAAAGATTATCAATCAATGCGATACTGCAATCATCACTGATATTGTTGCTCTTCAAGGACTATTACACCATGAGCACATTTATGTGAAAaacattgcagtgtgtgtgatttaggGCATGTCATGTAGGCCAAATAAATGCTCCCTCAATGATTCTAGATTTGTTTTTCATAATACTTCAGAGTATTCCGCTCACTGGATCAGAAAAAGATATTCCTCCAATGATGTTATGTTTTCACCCATGTCTGTTTGTTGGTTAGCATTTAGCAGGATTACACAAATCTAATGGTCCCATTTTCCCAAACTGTGGAAAGGTGTAGGAAGAGTCAAAGGACCCAAGAGAACATACACATGTAACACAGGAGAGTAACACAGGAGAAACCAAATAATCTGGGGTAAAAAGTTTCCTACTCACCTGGATGGCCTGATATTGCTGTGCAGTGTAGCTGCGAGTGCCAACTGGGGCGATGGGCACAAACCCATGcaactgtgtgctgtgcttcATGAGAAAGGGCATTGAATAGTGCCCACTCATAGAGGGGCTGATCAGAACTGCAGTGCGCACCCCAAGTGACTCCAAGAACATTCGCAGTAGCTCAGCACGGCTTTGGTCTGTCTTCACAGTCTCCGAATCTGGAGAATTCCCAAATCCTGATATACAACAGAAACATATGTTGGATCCTAGAGAATTTGGCTACAGCACTgctacttgaatttcccctttgggaatcaataaagtatctatatatctatctatatctatctatgaaTTCATATTGGGGTACAACATGGAACTGAATAAGCCTACTGCAGGATGGGAGcactgcatgcatgtgtttctgcatgcatgtgcatcAGCTGATGAGTACCTGGTAGGTCCACAGCCAAGGCTTGGTATCCATTAGTTGCAAGAAGACTAAGAGTCCCCAACTCCTCCCAGGTTTTGGAGGTAAAGGCTTGGCCATGCAGCAACACAATCTGAAGCCTTGAAATAGGAAACAAATGACAGACGCCGTTTTTAGTATACTCGGAGAAGTACATACTTATTTAGGTTTAAGTTAAGATTTAAGTTTATGAGATTGACT
Above is a genomic segment from Alosa sapidissima isolate fAloSap1 chromosome 4, fAloSap1.pri, whole genome shotgun sequence containing:
- the abhd14a gene encoding protein ABHD14A — translated: MSFLRNRLVVLGLVLLATVLLYLLLPSIRQGSMEPSLEVQRMGLSVGTPPPSSPINITIRTRQLPGDPPLFFREALPVDAAGRQILPKLQIVLLHGQAFTSKTWEELGTLSLLATNGYQALAVDLPGFGNSPDSETVKTDQSRAELLRMFLESLGVRTAVLISPSMSGHYSMPFLMKHSTQLHGFVPIAPVGTRSYTAQQYQAIQTPTLIVFGELDTNLGAQSHKNLLQLPNHTVAKLQGARHACYMDKPREFHLALLDFLNKLD